Proteins found in one Candidatus Neomarinimicrobiota bacterium genomic segment:
- a CDS encoding serine hydroxymethyltransferase, producing the protein MASAKATFSTLLKADPKLYEILMREVSREDHTLELIASENFVSYPILEMAGGVMTNKYAEGYPGARYYGGCEHVDEAENLARDRAKELFNCEYANVQPHSGSQANMAALMTFVNVGDTIMGLDLAHGGHLTHGSPVNFSGKLYNVVSYQVTRETGRVNFDDVRKLAKEHKPKLIICGGSAYPRFIEFEQFREIADEVGAFLMADIAHPAGLVAAGIHPSPMPYCDVVTTTTHKTLRGPRGGMIMMGKDVENSWGVVAPKSGRVKMVSELLNSTVMPGIQGGPLMHIIAAKAVAFGEALQPEFNSYAKQIVINAKTMADALSSKDYNLVSGGTDTHVILIDLSNKNVTGKAAEKALEKAGITVNKNMVPFDQRSPFVTSGMRVGTPAITTRGMGVDEMKLIVEFIDRVVNDVENEGTITQIKAEVKSLCESFPLYPELHN; encoded by the coding sequence ATGGCATCTGCCAAGGCTACTTTTTCTACTTTACTAAAAGCCGATCCTAAATTATATGAAATATTGATGCGTGAGGTTTCTAGGGAAGACCATACCCTGGAGTTGATTGCATCTGAAAATTTTGTAAGCTACCCAATTCTTGAAATGGCTGGTGGCGTAATGACCAATAAGTATGCGGAGGGATATCCCGGCGCGCGTTATTATGGCGGTTGTGAGCACGTAGATGAAGCTGAAAATTTGGCTCGCGATCGTGCAAAAGAATTATTCAATTGTGAATATGCCAATGTGCAACCACACTCGGGTTCCCAAGCCAATATGGCTGCCCTTATGACTTTTGTTAATGTTGGCGATACAATTATGGGGTTGGATTTAGCTCACGGCGGACATTTGACTCACGGAAGCCCTGTAAACTTTTCCGGTAAATTATATAATGTTGTTTCTTACCAAGTTACCCGAGAAACAGGCCGTGTCAATTTTGATGATGTCCGAAAATTGGCTAAAGAACATAAACCAAAACTTATTATTTGTGGTGGTAGCGCTTATCCAAGGTTTATTGAATTTGAACAATTTCGTGAAATAGCCGATGAGGTTGGTGCTTTTCTTATGGCAGATATTGCCCATCCTGCCGGTTTAGTAGCCGCAGGGATTCATCCATCACCTATGCCATATTGTGATGTAGTAACCACCACAACCCATAAAACATTGCGTGGCCCTCGCGGTGGCATGATAATGATGGGTAAGGATGTAGAAAATTCATGGGGTGTTGTGGCACCAAAATCCGGTCGAGTAAAAATGGTTTCAGAATTATTAAATTCAACCGTGATGCCGGGAATTCAGGGTGGACCATTGATGCATATTATTGCTGCAAAGGCTGTGGCCTTCGGTGAAGCACTTCAACCGGAATTTAATTCATATGCGAAACAAATTGTAATCAACGCTAAAACAATGGCGGATGCATTGTCTAGTAAGGATTATAACTTGGTATCTGGTGGTACAGATACCCATGTAATCTTGATTGATCTTTCGAATAAAAATGTTACCGGGAAAGCTGCTGAAAAAGCTCTTGAAAAAGCTGGCATTACTGTCAATAAGAATATGGTTCCCTTCGATCAACGTAGTCCTTTTGTTACTAGCGGCATGCGAGTTGGAACGCCAGCGATCACAACCCGCGGAATGGGTGTAGATGAAATGAAATTAATTGTAGAATTTATAGATCGTGTTGTGAATGATGTAGAGAATGAAGGCACAATTACTCAAATTAAAGCCGAAGTTAAATCTCTCTGCGAATCTTTTCCTTTATATCCTGAATTGCACAATTAA